AAACCTATATTAAAATATACTCGGTATTTTATCCGAATTTCAATCATGAACTAATAGACAAACTCATTGTTGAGTTTGAAATAACCAAATCAAAAAAGCTGAACACTTTATCATATGGGCAGAAGAAAAAATTCATGATTGCCTTTGCCATTGCTACTGAATGCTCTATCGTATTTATGGATGAACCCACCAACGGATTGGATATTCCTTCTAAAAGTAAATTCAGGAGAATTATTGCAGAAGCAACTAACGAAAACAGAACGTTTTTAATTTCCACCCATCAAGTAAGAGATCTTGAAAACCTGATTGATCCCATCGTAATTATTGAAGAAGGAAAAATCATTTTCAATGAAAACATGGAATCAATTAGCAACAAGCTGAGTTTTATTAAAGCAGAAAAAGAAGCTTCTTTTAAATCCAAAGTTTTCCATTCAGAAGCCGTTTTTGGTGGACAATATATTGTTGCTGACAATATGGACAAAACAGAAACAGCTGTCGATTTTGAATTGCTTTTTAATGCAGTTCTGAGCAACACTTCAGAAATAGTTGAACATTTAAAAAATTAAAGAAATGAATCAGGTATTCGATATAAAAAGAGCTATTCAGTTTTCACGCTTAAAACTGAATCTCAATAAAAAGTTTTTTGCAATTTCAGTAGGAGGCTTTCTGGGGCTGATGTTTATTATTACATTTTTCTTTGCCTATAATTTGAACAATGAAAACGCAGCTATTTCAAATATTTTCCATAAGGTTGCCGCTATCACTATGTTGTATGGAGGAGCCTTGTTCTTTGGTGGTCGTGTTTTTATCAAAATGAACTCTGGTGCAAAAACTATTGAGCAATTGATGATTCCTGCATCTATTTTTGAAAAATTCATTGTGCCGTTGTTATTCTCTTCTATTGGGTGGATCCTTTTCACGGCAGTTTCATATCAATTATTTGCTATGCTAACAAACACTGTTTGGTCAGGAATTTTTTCATTAGACATACCAGTATACAACATTCTTGATATTATCAATGATGCTCATTGGGTGCCTTCGATTAAATTCTACTTTTTAAGTCATGCAACATTTTTCCTTGGATCAGCCGCCTTCAGAAAGTACTCAATTCCAAAAACAGCTCTTGCATCATTCCTTATTATGCTTGCATTTTTTCTTTTAGGATATATCGCAATACTTTTATTATTTGGCAACGACTTAAGCTTTGGTGTTGCTTCAGCTATCACATTCAGCAAGCCCGAAATTCAAGAATGGTTCACAAATGGAGGAGGTAAATTGCTTGTTAAATCAACCTATTGGGCTGTTGGAGTAGTCCTTCCAATTATTCTATATGCTGCTGCATATTTCAAACTTAAAGAAAGGGAGGTATAGCATGGAATTTCGTGAAAAACAAGCTATTTACATGCAAATTGCAGATGAATTTGCTGTGAATATTCTTAATAACAAATGGAAAGCAGATGAAAAAGTGCCTTCCATCAGGC
This genomic window from Bacteroidota bacterium contains:
- a CDS encoding ABC transporter ATP-binding protein, which produces MIEIKELTFGYKKSDNLFKDLDLSIEKGNVYGLLGKNGAGKSTLLKIMCGLLYAHKGTVNFEGSNVATRQPKLLADMYMLPEEFHLPDLYIETYIKIYSVFYPNFNHELIDKLIVEFEITKSKKLNTLSYGQKKKFMIAFAIATECSIVFMDEPTNGLDIPSKSKFRRIIAEATNENRTFLISTHQVRDLENLIDPIVIIEEGKIIFNENMESISNKLSFIKAEKEASFKSKVFHSEAVFGGQYIVADNMDKTETAVDFELLFNAVLSNTSEIVEHLKN